The Gammaproteobacteria bacterium genome segment CTACTACCTTGGTGTGAAGGAAGTCACCAACCGGGAATTTCGCGCCTTCATTCCCAACCACACCTCCGGCGCGGAGCGCTTCCGGTCGCTGGCGGCCGACAGCAGCCCCGCGGTGAACGTCGACTGGCAGGCCGCCGCGGCCTTCTGCAACTGGCTGAGTTCGCAGGAAAACCTGCCGCTTCAGTATCAGAGCCGCTCCGGCCGGCTGATTCCGGTGGCCGATCCGGGGAGCGGCTACCGCCTGCCGACCGAGGCGGAGTGGGTCTGGGCGGCCCGCTATCGCGGCGGCGCGGGAAATTCGCGTTATCCCTGGGGCGAGCGTATGCCCCCCCCGGTGCGCTCGGGTAACTACGCCGACCAGTCGGCGAGCGGCCTCATACCCATCGTGCTGAACGCCTACAACGACAATTTCCCCTTTACGGCCCCGGTCGGTACGTTTCCAGCCAACCCGCTGGGCTTCTACGATCTCGGCGGCAATGCGGCCGAGTGGACGGCCGACTACTACGGCGCGGATACGCTATATCCCGACTTCGAGGTGGACCCGCGCGGTCCGCAGGAAGGGCGTTTTTACGTGATCCGCGGTTCGAGTTGGCAGCATGGCACGCTCCGCGAACTTCGCTGGGCATATCGCGATCGTGGCGATGAAGCAAGGCTCGATGTAGGATTTCGACTGGCGCGCTACGCCGAATTGCAGGAACCGGAATGAAGAAGGTCATCGCAGTCGCCGCCGTCATCGGCCTGGCCGTGGGCCTGACCTGGGCCGCCGAGCAGGTGGGCGGCTGGCTGGGTTTCGCTCAGCAGGACAGGACCGTCGAGGACGCCGCTCCCGGCAGCGAGAGCGCCGCCGGGAGCGAGGCCGTCCCGCCTGGGAGGGAGGGCGTCTCGCCCTCTACTGAAACTTCCGCCGGTGCGCCGGCCCAGGGAGATGACGACACTGCCGCACAGACGGAATTGTCCACAGAGGTCACCTCGATCGAAGAGGACCTGGCCCGCATCGAGGAAGCGCTGGGCAGCGATGAGGTGCTTGAGGAGTTCACGCCGTCGGAGCCCCTTTCGGCGGACAACCCGGTAGTCTGGCCCACCGACATCTGAGCGGGCGATTGCCCGGTCAGGCTCGCAGACGGATCCGGTAGTCCAGGTCCAGCTTTTCCGCCAGGACGCGCAGGCGCCGCTGGACGGTGTTCCCGACCAGGATATGTGCGCCTTCGGGCGCCGTCAGCACGAGTTCTTCCGGTTCCCGCTGCAGTCGGAATTGCTCGAGAACGCTGACGGCTCCGCCGGAAATCGTGTAGGCAAGCCGCATGGCCAGGCCGATGCAGACTGCCTGGCGTTTCTCCTTCTTGTCGACGAGTTCGCCGAGACCCAGGCGTTTCAAGGACGGGGTAATGGCGGCGTGACGCGAAGCGACGGCCAGGCCGAGCATGATCCGCTCGCGGTGATCGGCGCCGGTCAGCGGCATGCGCAGTATCCGCAGGAATACCTGCTCGGCCCGGTAGTCGGGATGTTCGGACCATCCGATGTCGGACAGGTGGCAGGCGGCCAGTCTGAGCTTGTCCGGCACGAGCCCTTCCAGCGCCGGCGCGATCCAGCCGGCCAGCAAGTCGCCGCCGGAACCCCCGCGGCCCATGCGCCGGGCGGCGCTTTCGCACAGCCACAGCAGGGGGTCTATCTGCTGCTCAAGCGGCGTAAGGGCTTCGTACAGACAGCCTTCCCGCAGGCCGTTGGCGGAAAACACGGCGTGCTCGGCCCCGCTTTGCCGCAACAGGCATTCCAGAGCGACCGCAGCAAAAGGCAGGGACTCCAGCCGGTCGGTCCGCAGTCCCTTGGCCGTTTCCAGGCGCGGGCGCGGCCAGCCGGCCAGCCTCGCACAGAATTCCGAAGTGTCGCCGGCCTCCAGCGCGTAGTGATGGATGACATGCAGGGGATAGCCGGATTCGTCCATGTGGATACGAGCCAGTGCCCGCCAGGAGCCTCCTACCAGGTACAGGGACTGTCCGCGCGCCCGCGGCAGCCATTCCAGTCCGTCAAGCTGGGCCCGAATGGCCGCCCGGCTCTCCCCGATGGACTCCTCTCCGTTTCTGCGCACCGTGCCCAGCGGCAGCGAAACGCGCTCCACCACGCTCCCCTTGTCCAGAAGCGTCAGTTCCAGGCTGGCGCCGCCGAGATCGGCCGCGATGCCGCTCGCCCTCGGCATTGCGCTCAGGACTCCGCCGGCCGAGACTTCGGCTTCCCGGTCGCCGGTAAGCAAGCGGACATCGAGGCCGCACTCGCTGCGCACGGTCTCAAGGAACTCCTGACCGTTACTCGCCTCCCGGACCGCCGCGGTCGCCACCGCCTGCACTTCCAGAACGCCCATTTGCGGGCACAGGCGGGCGAATCGATGCAGGCTCTCCAGAGCCATGCGGACCCCGTCTTCGGGCATTTTTCCGGTCCGGTCCAGTCCGCGGCCCAGCCCGCAAAGGACCTTTTCGTTGAATATCGGCAAGGGCGCCCGTCCGCCGTTCTCATAGACGACCAGGCGCACGGAGTTCGAGCCTATGTCGATCACGGCTACCGGCGCCTCGCTTGGGGTCGCGGGGCTGGTTCGCAATACGCCCGGCACTAGTGTGCTGTCCCGCGAATACGTTAGACGGCGGCTTTGACCAGCTTCGGGCGGGGTTTGTCTTCCGCGTCGGCGGCGTCCCCGGTCTCGGGAAACAGTTCGCCGGGCATGGCCGGCCGCGACTCCCGCAGGGCGCTGCCCCGGCCGGAAAGGCTGGGGTTGGTCATGAACCAGGTGTGGGCGCTGAAATCGCCGGTTTGATGGTCAAGGCGGCGGTACGCGCCGTCGGGTCCAAGTTGCCAGCTCTGCATCACGTCGAAGCGGTTCGCCATCAGGACCTGCTCCACGAGCTGCCGCTTGACCGTCTCGTTCTCGATCGGCACCAGCGTTTCCACGCGATGGTGCAGGTTGCGGGGCATCCAGTCGGCGGACGACACGAAAACCTTGCTTTCGGTTGAAGGAAGCTGGTGGCCGGCGCCGAAACACATGACGCGGGAGTGCTCCAGGAACCTGCCGACCATGCTGCGCACCTGGATGTTCTCCGACATGCCGGGCACGCCGGGGCGCAGGCAGCAGATGCCCCGGACGTAGAGTTCGATCCGCACGCCGGCCTGGCTCGCGCGGTAGAGACAGTCGATGATCTCGGGATCCACGAGCGAGTTGAGTTTGGCCCAGATTTCCGCTGGACGCCCGGCGCGGGCATGGCCGAATTCGTCCTCGATCAGTTCCACCAGCGTGTTCTTCAGCTGGGCGGGCGCGTACACAAGCTTTTCCATGTCCTCGGGCGTCGCGTAGCCGGTCATGTAGTTGAACAGACGCGCGGTATCGCGCCCCAGGGCCGCGTCGCAGGTGAAGAAGCTCAGGTCCGAATACACGCGCGCGTTGACGGGATGGTAGTTGCCGGTGCCGAAATGGGTGTAGGTCCGCAGCTCTCCCGCTTCCCTGCGCACCACCAGCGAGACCTTGGCGTGGGTCTTGAGTTCCATGAAGCCGTATACGACCTGCACGCCGGCGCGCTCCATCTCGCGCGCCCAGCGGATGTTCGCCGCTTCGTCGAAACGCGCCCGGAGCTCGACCATGGCGGTGACCAGCTTGCCGGCCTCGGCGGCGGCGATCAGCGCCTCGACGATCGGCGAGTCCTCGGAAGTGCGGTACAGCGTCTGCTTGATCGCCACGACCGCCGGGTCTTCGGTGGCGCGGCGCAGGAACTGCACCACCACGTCGAAACTCTCGTACGGATGCTGCACGACGAAGTCCTTGGCGCGTATGGCGGCGAGGATGTCACCGCCGTATTCGCGGACCCGTTCGGGGAAGCGCACGTTGAGCGGTTCGTGCTGCAGGTCGCGGCGCTGGGCGGTGATGATCTGATTAATGTCCGCCAGCCCCAGCATGCCGTCGATATTGAAGACATGCGCGTGCGAGGCATCGAACGCCCTGAGCACGAACCGGCGGAAGTTCTTCGGCATGCCGGCCGCCACTTCCACCCGGATGACGTTGCCCCTGCGCCGGCGCAGCAGGGCGGTCTCGAAAGTCCGCACCAGGTCCTCGGCTTCCTCGTCGATTTCAAGGTCGCTGTCACGGCTGAT includes the following:
- a CDS encoding Ppx/GppA family phosphatase, translating into MVHDQPQPFRPGQRPAGVAAGHARRTVSRDRGRRRRGRQTPPEAGQSRRLTYSRDSTLVPGVLRTSPATPSEAPVAVIDIGSNSVRLVVYENGGRAPLPIFNEKVLCGLGRGLDRTGKMPEDGVRMALESLHRFARLCPQMGVLEVQAVATAAVREASNGQEFLETVRSECGLDVRLLTGDREAEVSAGGVLSAMPRASGIAADLGGASLELTLLDKGSVVERVSLPLGTVRRNGEESIGESRAAIRAQLDGLEWLPRARGQSLYLVGGSWRALARIHMDESGYPLHVIHHYALEAGDTSEFCARLAGWPRPRLETAKGLRTDRLESLPFAAVALECLLRQSGAEHAVFSANGLREGCLYEALTPLEQQIDPLLWLCESAARRMGRGGSGGDLLAGWIAPALEGLVPDKLRLAACHLSDIGWSEHPDYRAEQVFLRILRMPLTGADHRERIMLGLAVASRHAAITPSLKRLGLGELVDKKEKRQAVCIGLAMRLAYTISGGAVSVLEQFRLQREPEELVLTAPEGAHILVGNTVQRRLRVLAEKLDLDYRIRLRA
- a CDS encoding RNA degradosome polyphosphate kinase gives rise to the protein MTPASGKPRALSEAERAAGRLINRELSWLEFNTRVLEEAGNGNHPLLERVRFLSISASNLDEFYMVRAAGLMAQEAAGVAKTSDDGLTPGEQLEAIREQVKKLLKAQSRRSAQLLTECREAGVAVVKPEELGERAREWLSRWFENQLFPVLTPQAVDTAHPFPFIQTGCLVYVLRLMRPTDKHEINGLVLVPPQIERFVRVPGKALRFVAVEEIIAENFRLLFPGMKILDHGIFRISRDSDLEIDEEAEDLVRTFETALLRRRRGNVIRVEVAAGMPKNFRRFVLRAFDASHAHVFNIDGMLGLADINQIITAQRRDLQHEPLNVRFPERVREYGGDILAAIRAKDFVVQHPYESFDVVVQFLRRATEDPAVVAIKQTLYRTSEDSPIVEALIAAAEAGKLVTAMVELRARFDEAANIRWAREMERAGVQVVYGFMELKTHAKVSLVVRREAGELRTYTHFGTGNYHPVNARVYSDLSFFTCDAALGRDTARLFNYMTGYATPEDMEKLVYAPAQLKNTLVELIEDEFGHARAGRPAEIWAKLNSLVDPEIIDCLYRASQAGVRIELYVRGICCLRPGVPGMSENIQVRSMVGRFLEHSRVMCFGAGHQLPSTESKVFVSSADWMPRNLHHRVETLVPIENETVKRQLVEQVLMANRFDVMQSWQLGPDGAYRRLDHQTGDFSAHTWFMTNPSLSGRGSALRESRPAMPGELFPETGDAADAEDKPRPKLVKAAV